In candidate division WOR-3 bacterium, the genomic window TTTACAACCTTACCCTGAACATCGAACTCAGCCAGTCTTTGCTCTAAAATTTCAGATTCTTTTTTCAAAATTTCTGTATCAACCCCAACTTTTTTTGTCGGTTCGGCGAGGATATTCAAAAATTCTGTTTTAAAATCAATCTTAGGAATTTCTTTTTTCTTTTTGATGCGTATCTTTTTTTCTTTTGTTACCTGTTCATTTGACTCCTCTTCAAAATCGGTCTTAATTTCTTCGTCAGGCATTTCAATCTCTTTTTCCTCAACTTTGGTAAGTGTGTCTGGAATTTGTTTCTTTGGGATAATGAATTTTCTCATTGTCATAAAGATAATGACAAGAATACCAAAGGCTAAAATAATGTATGTGCCCGGATATCCGAAGTATTTTAACAGAAAATCTTTGATTATTGTTCCGATAAATCCGCCGCTATCAATATTTTTATAAGGCGTCCAATTTAAAAACAGCGAAAGGATTATATCTATAAGCACACCAATTGGGATTAAATATAAAAGGTGGTAGCCGTCTCTTCTTTCTTTTTCAAAAAGATACAGATAACCGAAATATAAAAGTAAACCCGGGATCACAAAAAAATAAAGTCCAATTATTGAGAATACCCAGAGGGATATATAATAACCAAAAAGTCCACCAAAGTTTTTATACCTCTCTTCAGGAAATAACAAAAAGGAAATCTGGGATATTAAAAAGAGGATACACAAAAATAAAGATATTATGCCGGTAAGTTTTCTTTTCTTTTTTTCTTCAAGGAAACGGGATACATATATCAGAACTGCGCAGGCAAGTGTTAATATAACAATTGCGATGACAAGCATCAGAATTTGCATATTTTATTTTACCTAAAATTATATCATTGTCAAGTTATTATCAGGTAGATTCCTCTCCACCTAATCTTATAGAATATTATCTTTTGTTTTAATAAAATCTATGCATATTTTTGAAATTGAACTACAAATTTTAAGCATTTACTTCAAATAGATAATCTTCTGGACAGTTTTGTCATTTTGAATGAAGTAGATTCCATTATTGAATAATTTATTAACTTTCCTCCCGGTAATGTCATAAACTTCAATATTGCTATTCTTAAATATTTCCGGTAATCTGCCGTAAAAAATATTGGTTCCAATTAATGGATTTTTTCTTCCAGACATTCCCGCCTTTTCTTCTATGTAAACCCCTCCTGATTTTTTGGTCAGAATTTTGATGTCATCCACATAACATCGGTAATTTCCAATTTCCGAATTAGGGTTATCATCATAAACAAAATATATTTTGTCAATTACTCTGTTCAGCAAAGGGTAAAGGTCTACTTCAATATACCACCAATTACCTGTTGATTCGTTTCTTATTTCCGGGTTCATTAAATTTTCATTCTGGTCTATACATTCAGAATATTGCAATTCAAGCCCATCCGTAGTAATGATTCCTAACATCAAATGGGTTTTTTGATAGGGATAGATGAAATAACTCAAAAAGGTGGCTTTATCTATAGGTATATTCGGAATATCAAAAAGCAGATATTTACAATAGGAATTCTGGGTTGAACTTATATCTTCGCCTGCAATTCTCAGGTAATAATTGCCCGTAAGGACCGGAACCCCATATTCTTGCGTCACCCGTCCTGCCTCGGGCCGCGGGGCAGAACCATATCCATCTACACCCTGTGATGAGTAAACAGAATCTGCAAAAGGCAATGGTTCTCCATTCTCAAAACTCGTGTAAAATAAAATGCTATCGGTTTCACCAAAAATATAGTTCAATGTATTCAGCAGGTCAAATTCATATCCTTTGTAAACATAACCCTGGGTATAAGCAATGCCGGTAGAACTGGTATCGCGAGAACAGGTATCGGTTAGGATGGTTGGTTCAATCTGGGTATCTTCATGCCACTCATTCCAGGAAGTAATAACCAGCCATCGGCCTATTTGATTGTCTAAATGAATCTTTGATGTTATGAGTGAGCGTCGGAATGTTGTAGTATGGTCCCAGGTTTGTTTATACTGATTGGGAATTGCATAATGGTTAGCCTGAAGTCTCACTCCCCGGTCATTAAATCCGGGCATGGCATTAGAGATGAACCGTACACCAAGTGAATTGGCTACATTTTTATATTCATTGAATTTAGCACTGACATTTTTTAAAAAATTAGTATTGGCAGGATACCCGGCATATTGAGAAGGGCCATGCATGTTATAACTCGTTATCGCATCAAAACAGGCGATGCGC contains:
- a CDS encoding glycoside hydrolase family 99-like domain-containing protein, with the protein product MKKLLFVCFTIFICARSESYFIGVYYYPWYDYNRHWQEGYLRKKLLIFQPPLLGEYSSRDATLIQNHINWSLSKGIDFWVVSWWGPNSWENTTILNYIAPQLNGSNLKYCLFYETPGRLGEPPINFDNPTIFNIFISDFVYIAQHYFNQPKYLFWNGRPVVFIYLTRTFTGNYAGAIDSVRTLLQNQGYNVFLVGDEVYWGTPNQARIACFDAITSYNMHGPSQYAGYPANTNFLKNVSAKFNEYKNVANSLGVRFISNAMPGFNDRGVRLQANHYAIPNQYKQTWDHTTTFRRSLITSKIHLDNQIGRWLVITSWNEWHEDTQIEPTILTDTCSRDTSSTGIAYTQGYVYKGYEFDLLNTLNYIFGETDSILFYTSFENGEPLPFADSVYSSQGVDGYGSAPRPEAGRVTQEYGVPVLTGNYYLRIAGEDISSTQNSYCKYLLFDIPNIPIDKATFLSYFIYPYQKTHLMLGIITTDGLELQYSECIDQNENLMNPEIRNESTGNWWYIEVDLYPLLNRVIDKIYFVYDDNPNSEIGNYRCYVDDIKILTKKSGGVYIEEKAGMSGRKNPLIGTNIFYGRLPEIFKNSNIEVYDITGRKVNKLFNNGIYFIQNDKTVQKIIYLK